One stretch of Anabrus simplex isolate iqAnaSimp1 chromosome 3, ASM4041472v1, whole genome shotgun sequence DNA includes these proteins:
- the LOC137499026 gene encoding uncharacterized protein, whose product MRESFPGTLRLHAAKRLDDATRNYKLRPPGHIRVILGPRGCGNESSYCVLVLRTTLCLQATSTACTAISAKIYPSIKSERGFDSIIAQKPQPGAEANTTTGIDPGTLGAPDQHNIEEDTFRLQRELYEDATPARMSPSGQQYLMQARQSIRMW is encoded by the exons atgcgggaaagtttcccgggcacgctaagattgcacgcagccaagcggcttgatgacgcgacccggaattataaattaaggccgccagggcatatcagagtcattcttggaccgagaggctgtgggaacgagtcgtcatactgcgtgttggtgctgagaacgacgctttgtcttcaagctacatcgactgcctgtactgctatttctgcaaagat ttaccccagcatcaagtcagaacgagggtttgacagcatcattgcacagaagccacaaccaggagctgaagccaacacaacaacgggcatcgatccaggaacgttgggagcacctgaccagcacaacatcgaagaggacaccttccgactacagagggagctgtacgaagacgctacaccagcaagaatgtctccaagtggtcaacagtatctgatgcaagcccggcagtctatcagaatgtggtag